Proteins from a single region of Mucilaginibacter daejeonensis:
- a CDS encoding ABC transporter ATP-binding protein, giving the protein MSNIAIKAENLSKAYQLGEFSTGTLSKDIQRRIALMRGKEDPYLKIGETNDRTTKGTSDIVWSLKDINFEIKQGDAVGVIGRNGAGKSTLLKVLSRVTTPTTGSVKIKGRIASLLEVGTGFHPELTGRENIFLNGAILGMRKHEIKKHFDAIVDFSGVERYIDTPVKRYSSGMYVRLAFAVAAHLESEIMIVDEVLAVGDAEFQKKCLGKMNDVSKGEGRTVLFVSHNMASIKNLCQVGIFLANGLVKRQSGIDDIINDYHSSAVRTDVDGLVTAANNENIEIYSLQFNNALQSNAINFDDPIILTLKGRASQRFSAVSLAINVRSTDNISLFTTRLLDSQESIILDGDFEIKVKIEHSLRAGNYQLALGIDSSINNIYINHEITWFEILDTGRSKYNIINYGIVNASSTWETC; this is encoded by the coding sequence ATGAGTAACATAGCTATCAAGGCCGAGAACTTAAGCAAAGCTTATCAGTTAGGCGAGTTCAGTACAGGTACCCTCTCAAAAGATATTCAGCGAAGGATCGCTTTAATGAGAGGAAAAGAAGATCCCTATCTGAAGATCGGCGAAACTAATGATCGCACTACCAAAGGAACAAGCGATATCGTATGGAGCTTGAAGGATATTAATTTTGAGATCAAGCAAGGTGATGCAGTTGGCGTGATCGGTCGTAACGGTGCCGGTAAAAGTACTCTGCTTAAGGTGCTGAGCCGGGTGACCACCCCGACCACAGGATCAGTAAAGATCAAAGGTCGTATAGCCAGCTTATTAGAGGTTGGTACAGGTTTCCACCCGGAGCTAACAGGCCGCGAAAATATCTTTTTGAACGGCGCCATACTCGGCATGCGCAAACACGAGATCAAAAAGCACTTTGATGCTATAGTCGATTTCTCGGGAGTGGAGCGATACATAGATACTCCCGTCAAAAGGTATTCGAGTGGTATGTATGTTCGCTTGGCTTTTGCGGTCGCAGCTCACTTAGAATCCGAGATCATGATCGTCGACGAGGTATTGGCTGTAGGCGACGCAGAGTTTCAGAAAAAATGCTTGGGTAAGATGAACGATGTCAGTAAAGGCGAGGGAAGGACGGTCTTATTTGTAAGTCACAACATGGCTAGCATCAAAAATCTATGTCAGGTTGGGATATTTCTGGCAAATGGCTTGGTGAAAAGACAGAGTGGAATAGACGATATTATAAATGATTATCATAGTAGTGCGGTTAGAACCGACGTCGATGGCTTGGTGACCGCAGCAAATAACGAAAATATTGAGATATATAGCTTGCAGTTCAATAACGCATTACAAAGTAATGCGATCAACTTCGATGATCCGATCATATTGACCCTAAAAGGACGAGCATCACAAAGATTTTCCGCTGTCTCTCTAGCCATTAACGTAAGGTCGACCGACAATATCTCTTTGTTCACCACTAGGCTACTAGATAGCCAAGAATCTATAATTTTAGATGGTGACTTTGAGATCAAAGTCAAGATCGAGCACTCGCTACGTGCCGGAAATTACCAGTTGGCTTTAGGTATAGATAGCTCCATCAATAATATTTACATTAACCATGAGATCACTTGGTTCGAGATATTAGATACAGGTAGATCCAAGTACAATATCATTAATTATGGTATCGTGAACGCATCAAGCACCTGGGAGACATGTTAA
- a CDS encoding ABC transporter permease, which translates to MSTTTEQTWDTELKPQDSVFNLHLKDVWNYRDLLWLLVRRDFVSFYKQTIFGPLWFFIQPIFTTITFTIIFGNLAGISTSGAPKPLFYMAGTIAWNYFADCLNKTSTVFRDNANIFGKVYFPRLIMPLSIIFSNLVKFGIQLLLFVIMLVYYLFQGNRIEPNFYILLFPVVIVLMAMVGLGLGLIITAMTTKYRDLMFLVAFGVQLLMYATPVIYPLSAAPEKYRDIIALNPLSGLIETVRYGFLGTGQFYAGAFAYSIVASFVIFMLGLVTFNRVEKNFVDTV; encoded by the coding sequence ATGAGTACAACTACTGAGCAAACGTGGGACACCGAACTCAAGCCCCAGGACAGTGTTTTTAATCTGCACCTAAAAGACGTTTGGAACTATCGAGATCTTTTATGGCTACTGGTACGCCGCGATTTCGTGTCCTTTTACAAACAGACCATCTTTGGTCCGCTCTGGTTCTTTATCCAGCCTATCTTTACCACTATCACCTTTACCATCATCTTCGGTAATTTGGCAGGCATCAGCACAAGCGGTGCACCCAAGCCATTGTTTTACATGGCAGGAACCATTGCCTGGAACTATTTTGCCGATTGTTTGAATAAGACCTCTACCGTGTTCAGGGATAACGCCAATATCTTTGGAAAGGTATACTTTCCGCGGTTGATCATGCCGTTGAGTATCATCTTTTCAAACTTGGTCAAATTTGGTATACAGCTGCTGTTATTCGTCATCATGTTGGTTTACTATCTGTTCCAAGGTAATCGTATCGAACCCAACTTCTACATCCTTCTTTTCCCGGTAGTGATCGTGCTGATGGCCATGGTTGGCCTTGGCCTAGGATTGATCATCACCGCAATGACCACTAAATACCGTGACCTAATGTTTTTGGTAGCCTTTGGGGTTCAGTTACTGATGTACGCAACGCCGGTGATCTATCCACTCTCGGCCGCACCAGAAAAATATCGTGACATAATTGCTCTGAACCCGCTTAGTGGACTGATCGAGACCGTACGCTATGGCTTTTTGGGGACTGGTCAGTTCTATGCAGGGGCATTTGCTTACAGTATAGTAGCCAGCTTCGTGATATTCATGTTAGGTTTAGTGACCTTTAATCGAGTTGAAAAGAACTTTGTAGATACCGTTTAG
- a CDS encoding ArsR family transcriptional regulator: MLDTLITSKTRLKLLLKFFLNGDNRSYLRGLETEFGESSNAIRIELNRFEEAGLLVSFAEGNKKIYQANKKSSIFNDLHNMLIKFVGIDEITEKVLNRIGDLSAAYVMGDFARGIDSNVIDLLLVGAELNGGYIDNLINKVEGLIKRKVKVSICAQKDVELFLANDPHLLIWHGANGPTS; this comes from the coding sequence ATGCTGGATACACTGATCACTTCAAAGACCCGACTAAAATTGTTGCTCAAATTCTTTTTGAACGGTGACAATAGGTCGTACTTAAGAGGATTAGAGACCGAATTTGGCGAGTCGAGCAACGCGATAAGGATCGAACTTAATCGTTTCGAGGAAGCCGGATTGTTAGTATCATTTGCTGAAGGGAACAAAAAAATATATCAGGCTAATAAAAAGAGTTCTATATTTAACGACCTTCATAATATGCTCATCAAATTCGTGGGCATTGATGAGATAACCGAAAAAGTGCTGAACAGGATAGGTGATCTGAGCGCAGCCTATGTGATGGGTGATTTTGCCAGGGGGATAGATAGCAACGTGATCGACCTGTTGCTGGTTGGAGCCGAACTCAATGGCGGCTATATAGATAACCTGATCAATAAGGTGGAAGGCCTGATCAAGCGTAAGGTCAAGGTGAGCATATGCGCCCAAAAGGATGTCGAACTTTTTTTAGCTAATGATCCACATCTTTTGATTTGGCATGGGGCTAACGGGCCCACTTCTTAA